cagaagtgtTATTGCTATGTCGCTCCACCACACCCTACCGGAGACTGATCCCCTCAGCCAAAGGTGCATTGGTTGTTACCTGTGTCCTATGCTGGGTGCTTAGGTACATACTGGCTCACTCCCGGCAGCTGCTTGGTGGGGTGTGGCACCCAAGTACCTTCTGGGGGGTGGGGGACCTCTGGTCTGAGGCTCGGTCCTCTCTAATTTGGCTGGCTGCTGGTGGAGCCTGCGGGCACGTCACCGCAGCCCCCTGTTGCTTCTGCACGGTGGCTGCTGGATGACCCCCCATCTGGAGATCTTCTCAGCTCTTTCCAGAAGGATGGTACAGTTGCCCCTATGATGATCCTCCATGGGCTCTTGCTCTCTGGTGGTCTCTGAAtatctggggcctggatctctcTGCCTCATGCCCTGGGGGGGCAGGCCTATAGCTCCCACACCCATTATCAGATTGTTAAATCGAAAAAACTTTTGAAAACAAGTGTGCATATCCACAAAGGTGTGCACacttctttaaaataaaagcatttactctgtgtgtgtgcgtgtgtgtgtgtgtgtgtgtgtgtgtgtgtgtgtgtgtgtgttggtacaATGACACTAATTCttcatggttcctccacagagtggaccagcagagctcagaggttcccagtgatcagtctgcccagcagcatcaaacacagctggactccatatttatggtctgtacatgtacaacaactactgttacatctattctgtccacagtcatctccatgctgctctttgtagaccagtggaTTGTCAGTGTGTCTAACATTgatctgatgtttggctccatgatttcagtctattggctcattcataaactattctgttccagctgctggaggacaacatcgtcacttttgtgaagaatgagctgaagaagatcaaGAAGATTCTGAGTCCAAATTTTGcagaatgcttagagagtcagagggaggatgatgagcagaggaagaacagcagcagagaggcatttgtgaagatcacactgaacttcctgaggagaatgaagcagaaagagctggctgaccgtctgcagagcagtaagagtATTTTTCTAAAGATTTAAGCTGCTGGAAGAATTGAATATTCACCGATTTATCATCCCTTTAAGACCGGTCAGAGCGGCTATGTTccattttgcgtaactattttaaATGCCTGTAGACCAACCACATGaactagcgcaataatttttttgctTATAAAGccggagttgtacttacatcttatgccatcagcttatcctaggtcacagtttccttccacgtatggctttgcaaaaattgcatgaaaaccacttgcagcaacaaaaacataatattccagaaacacactttgcagatccgatcagctgttcaaaacacttcctacgttggaatagacaTCAGCGTGAACTATTGCATATCCcccattacctgcccgaaacccgAAGTGACAAAATTTTCACGGAAAatatagttgttgtttttttgttttttaacttcagGGCTTTATAAgcctatgcttttttttttttttaaagtcatcttTGACTGTATGCTTTTCCTCAAACTGCACTGTCCACTGCTGTAACAAGGCAAATTTCCCAtgcgtgggactaataaagattattttatcttatcttatcttatcttatcaaaaTAGTTATTTTTGATGCACAAgctgtttttttgcacatttgcattataatatttacttTCGGTTTTCCTGTAGTacataaaaattggtgtatctcaaaaataaaactttgaagacactcaaaataaatttcctgtggttggaaattattttctgcaacttttttgtatttacagtgttAAAGTGAATTGGTAAATGTTGTCAattttatgcttaccatctcTACATTGTTTCAAACTGTgtgatcaaagacattcctttgttcCCCTCCTCAACCTGTCGATGGTTTTGGGGGAGTGTTTTATCACAAGCACATCCCATGTGAAGGTTCTATTTGTTGTTTGGTAAACTTCCTGCCCTTGGCCTCATCTGTGTTGTGCATGGTGAACCAATACAGGAATTGAGCCATATATTGGGTGTGGGGGATTTTAAATGGTaattggtaaatggcctgtatttgtatagcgcttttactagtcccgcctagggaccccaaagcgctttacatacccagtcatccacccattcacacacacattcacacactggtggaggcaagctacagttgtagccacagctgccctgggacagactggtTTCAATTTATGACCAAGGATGTTGTTAAAAACAGTGGTGATCAGGAAGTCacgcacacagagagacacacactcactcatgtacacacacacacacacacacattctcgcacatgcatacacgtgctcacacgcgcacacacatacacacacacagtgccttgtcttttgCAACCATTGGGGGGTTTGTGATGGGGAGGTGCTTGTGTGTAttgtaactgtttttaaataaaaaggtgGCAAGCAGAGGCCGGGGTCATTGTGGGGTAGGATTCAGAATGCTTTTCTGAGACACCGACCGGGGCCTCCTTTGCACAAGTAAAATCAATCGATCGCTCTTGCCTTCTTTTTTGGCCTTCATGGGAATAAGTCTCTGAGTCAGCGAGGTCTGAATTTAGACCCGACATACAGTTTTGAGGGacaaacctcttaaatttcAAATTTCTCTAAcaagaaatatatgtaaaaaaaaccaaacaaaacaaaaacaattttcaatttttttttagtttattgcacttttttgcaatttatgtagttactaggACTTAATGTATACTGTTATGGCCCATCTAGGCGCGGCCAGACCACAACATAAAGGGTGATCCACCCGCGTCCAACCCCAAGCAGCAGGTCACACAATGAATACCTTGTGACAGTGGTTTATTTACAATGAGTGAATTTAAACAAAGGAAAGGAGCAAATTATAACTTCGGGGTAAACccaaggccaaaacaacaaacaaaaggtaGCCTATCTCAGGAGTAAATACAACTTACCTAGTCAAAAGAAGTAAGCCAAACGACAATTACTTTCCTCCCTACCTaataaaaacaggagaaaacttaatCAAACAAAAAGGCGGTCCACCCCTACATTCTCCTACATTAAACCAACATAGTGAAACAGTGAACACATGGTCTGCCAGTTGGGTTTGGCCGAGGATGAATGACCTGGCAGTCCCTGGCGGTGTCTTCTTATGCGCTGCCTCCCGGTCGTTAGCCAATCGGTACGATCCATCCACCCTGGATGCACAGATTTACATATTACAATTACGACAACAGTCGTAACAATAcacattattaaaatttgggctaaaACAGTGTTATTGAtttatagcaacttgaaatgctcccaaaatccatccatcgatcttcttccgctttatccggggctgggtcgcgggggcagcaacctaagcagagaagcccggacctccctctccccagccacctcctccagcttatccaggggaacaccaaggtgttccctGGACAGCAAAGAGATAAAATCTCTCCAGcttgtcctgggtctgccccggggcctgctcccggtgggacatgccccgAACACCTCACTCAGGCGGcgtccaggaggcatccttgtcagatgcccgaaccacctcaactggctcctttcgatgtagatgagcagctactctgagcccctcccggatggctgaacttctcaccctatctctaagggagaggccagccacacttcggaggaagctcatttccccCGTTTGTAGTTGCgatctcattctttcggtcactaccaacagctcgtggccataggtgatggtagggacgtagatcgccCGACAAATTGAGACCTTttcttttacactcagctccctcttcaccacaacgGACCGGtgtggtccctcacccagggcCAATTTGCCAtcggagaccctaccagggagcaaaagcccccagacaacatagcccctgggagcCCTTGGACACACAAAAcactccaccacgataaggtagcatTTCATGGAGAGGCACTCCCAAAATggcatgtaaaaatgtaaagataagctctggagGACTTGGTTCTATCGTTGGTCTTAATGGGTTAAGAGATGGACCAACAGTTAGTAAgtttttaaagtggaaaaaaattgtCATgaacatttgtaaaacatgaactgattgttgatgtgtttttttgtttttctttttgtatttgtatttatttttaactcagAACTTCCAGCTGAAGTTTGTCATCGTAACCTTAAATCCACCCtaaagaagaagttccagtgtgtgtttgaggggatcgctaaagcaggaaacccaacccttctgaatcagatctacacagagctctacatcacagagggagggactgcagagttCAATggtgaacatgaggtcagacagattgaaacagcatccaggaaaccagacagaccagaaacaacaatcagacaagaagacatctttaaagccttacctggaagagatgaaccaatcagaacagtgctgacaaagggagtggctggcattgggaaaacagtcttaacacagaagtacagcctggactgggctgaagacaaagccaaccaggacatccagttcatatttccattcactttcagagagctgaatgtgctgaaagaggaaaagttcagcttggttaAACTTGTTCATAAcctctttactgaaaccaaagaagcagacaTCTGGaactttgaagacttccaggttgtgttcatctttgatggtctggatgagtgtcgacttcctctagACTTCcataaaactacaatcctaactgaccctagaaagtccacctcactggatgtgctgctgataaatctcatcagggggaaactgcttccctctgctcgtctctggataaccacacgacctgcagcagccaatcagatccctccaaAGTATGTTTCCAttgtgacagaggtcagagggttcactgacccacagaaggaggagtacttcaggaagagattcagcgatgaggagcaggccagcagggtcatctcccacatcaagacatcacgaagcctccacatcatgtgccacatcccagtcttctgctggatcactgctacagttctggaggatgtgctgaaaaCCAGAGATGAGGGACAggtgcccaagaccctgactgagatgtacatccacttcctggtggttcaggccaaagtgaagaaggtcaagtatgatggaggagctgagacagatccacactggagtccagagagcaggaagatgatggagtctctgggaaaactggcttttgatcagctgcagaaaggaaacctgatcttctatgaatcagacctgacaaagtgtggcatcgatatcagagcagcctcagtgtactcaggagtgttcacacagatctttaaagaggagagaggactgtaccaggacaaggtgttctgcttcatccatctgagtgttcaggagtttctggctgctcttcatgtccatctgaccttcatcaactctcgACTCAATCTACtggaagaggaaaaaacaacgTCACTCTGGTCTAAATTAATAAGCAAACCAAAACTCCAATCTCTCCACCGGAGTGGTGtggacaaggccttacagagtccaaatggacacctggacttgttcctccgcttcctcctgggtctttcactgcagaccaaccAGAGTCTCCTACAAGGTCTGCTGACACAAACAGAAAGTAGCTCACAGACtaatcaggaaacagtccagtacatcaagaagctcagtgagaatctgtctgcagagaaaagcatcaatctgttccactgtctgaatgaactgaatgatcgttctctagtggaggagatccaacagtccctgagatcaggaagtctctccacagataaactgtctcctgctcagtggtcagctctggtcttcatcttactgtcatcagaaaaagatctggatgtgtttgacctgcagaaatactctgcttcagaggaggctcttctaaAGCTGCTGCCAGTTGTCAAAGCCTCCAAAAAAGCTCTGTGAGTAAATATGCCATCagcctttattttaaaattgtttattttCCTCAACAAAAgtggttgtttctttttttagttgttaatttttttgtgtttggcaTTTGGTTGTTTTAGAAAAGGGGGGCTTTTTGTGTAGTGTAGTTTATGTAGTTTTTTGGTGTATGGCAAAAGAAATTAGGGTTctagtgaatgtcacagttCCTGCCAAAAAACTACCAAAGACAGATTAAAAAAGGAGTGAAACACCTGTGTTCGCCTTTACCagctattttttggagtggcacaaataacaGAGGTCTGGAAAAAGAAAGCTGCATGGGATATTTTAGGTATTTAGGCTTGTTTTTTTAGGATGCTGAATCTAAAAACGATCTCCATTTCCCTTCATCAAGTACAGTTCTTTTTGAAAAGACAAGaagtttacataaaaaaaaaaaattaaaaatttatttaaaaatatctaTGGATACTTTTTCTGAGATTCCTTACCTTTTGTTGTGAACAAAATAAACCTGTCGGGACATGATCATCTGAGCTCCTTACACTGCTTAACGAACCACTAATTACTCGCAATTTCgatttctcttttctctcctcttaGAAATATTAAATTGATGTAAGAAATCATTCTTGCACATGCTTTTCTTTATTCAAGTAAAGCATAACAGATTTCAGTGAAATTGTACACTTAATTCAACTAAAAACTTGAGTTTTGCAAGAAAACTTGACGAGATGGAATTAAATTTCAGTCAGTGAGTAAAAATCTATAAGCTCTTAAAAACCCTatgcaggttttttttattgcagacCTTTTTAAATTGTTTGCCATCTTCTTGTGATACCTGATTGTTCTGCAattttagtaaataaataaataataaataaaatttcatttatatagcacctttctagacagaatcacaaagtgctgcacataagataacaaataataaaagtgtaaaatagacaatataaaacaggcagaaatttaaccaaaaacagttttaaaaaggtaagttttgagttgttttttaaaaacaactacCGAGTCCACAGTCCTTAATGTATgagggagagagttccacagtctcggggccacagtggcaaaagcttTATCACCCTTAGTTCTCAGTTTAGTCTGTTTTATAGCAAGTAAGCCCTGATTagatgacctcagggacctgctagGGACATGGGGTTGTAGCAGATCGGAGATGTAGGGAGGTGCCAGTCGATGCAAGGCTCTAAATGTGAAGACCAGGATCTTAAAATATACTCTAAATTCAATAGGAAGCCTGTGTAGCTGAAATAGCAATGGTGTCACGCGTGTCTTTCACTATCTGGGATACAAATCTGTCAGGAGCGCATACGAGGACTTCAGTTTTCCCCTCGTTGAGTTGGAGGAAATTTGCAGCCATCCAACGTTTGATGGAATCTAAGCAGTCATTTAAAAGCTGGAGCTTAGATAAATCCTGGGGCTTAAAAGAGATGCACaactgaatatcatcagcataaaagTGATAAGAAATGTCCTCAAAAGAGCCCATTATATgctggagggggggggggagataTAGTAAAAACATTAAAGGTCAGCTCACTGCTTAGTGATACTtcagccctgataagtatgcccagtaataaggctccaggtccagacggctttcctgcagaattctacaaagaattctggacaaTTTTGGCACCAGTATTCCACggaatgttgcaggaaatcaaggaaaatggcagactaccaccaaatatgaattctgcaaacattaatctcctgctaaaaccaggcaaagaccctttatttccctcaagctatcgtccaatatcccttataaatgtagacctcaaaataatctgcaaagcccTCTCAaaaagattagagaaaataacccccctcttaattcatcctgaccaaactggtttcataaaagg
The sequence above is a segment of the Oreochromis aureus strain Israel breed Guangdong linkage group 3, ZZ_aureus, whole genome shotgun sequence genome. Coding sequences within it:
- the LOC120438786 gene encoding protein NLRC3-like, translating into TKGVAGIGKTVLTQKYSLDWAEDKANQDIQFIFPFTFRELNVLKEEKFSLVKLVHNLFTETKEADIWNFEDFQVVFIFDGLDECRLPLDFHKTTILTDPRKSTSLDVLLINLIRGKLLPSARLWITTRPAAANQIPPKYVSIVTEVRGFTDPQKEEYFRKRFSDEEQASRVISHIKTSRSLHIMCHIPVFCWITATVLEDVLKTRDEGQVPKTLTEMYIHFLVVQAKVKKVKYDGGAETDPHWSPESRKMMESLGKLAFDQLQKGNLIFYESDLTKCGIDIRAASVYSGVFTQIFKEERGLYQDKVFCFIHLSVQEFLAALHVHLTFINSRLNLLEEEKTTSLWSKLISKPKLQSLHRSGVDKALQSPNGHLDLFLRFLLGLSLQTNQSLLQGLLTQTESSSQTNQETVQYIKKLSENLSAEKSINLFHCLNELNDRSLVEEIQQSLRSGSLSTDKLSPAQWSALVFILLSSEKDLDVFDLQKYSASEEALLKLLPVVKASKKAL